The segment AATCAAGGAAGTCGATTGTGGACTGACCAAGAAAATATCGCCTTCAATGTTCTGATGTAGTGTGACAGCGCTATCAAATAAGGCATCCTGAAATCCTAACTGCAGAAACATCAGAATGACGGCAAAGCCAATTCCAGCTAATGCAACAAGCAACCGAATTTTCTCGCGCTTAAGTTGTAACCAAGCTAGAGGAATTGCAAACATTAACCGCTCCCCCTATGGTTCGATCACAACTTTCACTTGCAAGTTCGTCAATCCTGCAACGGGTTCACTGTTGTCTAGGCGAATTTTGACTTCTACGACTCGCGTATCGGTTTTATCGACCGGATCAGTGTTCAAAACTTCGTTCTTACGCACTTGTAAGCCAACGCGATCGACGGTTCCGGTGAGTTCTCCCGGAAAAGCAAACCCTGTGATTTTCGCACGTTGTCCCGGTTTTACTCGACGGATAAAATTCTCATCGATTTCAGCAACAACATACATCTGATTGGTGCGACCGAGATCCATGACTCCTTCATTTCCAACAACTTCGCCTGGATCGCTATGAATTTTCAAGACTTGACCTTCAGCAGGCGCACGGACGATCGCTTTATCTAAATCTGCTTTTGCTCGCTGAAAGTTTGCCATCGCAACCTGTACGCCTGCTGCTGCTTGCTGTACATCGGTTGGGCGCACTTCGGCAACACTTTCTAACGTTTGCTTTGCCCCTTCAAACTCAAGCTGTGCTTGTGCGACCGCTGCGGAAGCTTGTTGTCGCTGTTTTTCTGTGGTGTCCAGAGCCAGCTTACGATTTCTCACCTCTGATTCGTTCACGGCTCCTTCTTTGAAGAGTGTCGAAAAGCGATCGTAATCCCACTTTGCTTTCTGAAATTCTGCATCGACTCGCGCATACTCTGCTTCTGCTTTCGGCAATTCTGCCTGTGCGCGCAGTACAGTTGCCCGTTGAGCGTTGATATCGCCTCGTTTTGCTCCGGCTTGCACTTGTGCCAATCTCGATTCCGCTTCTTTGACTTGTGCTTCTGCCTGCATGGCAGTGGCTAACAGCGATTGGTAAGTATCGAGAACAGCTAAGGGCTGATTTGCTTTAACGTTTGCGCCTTCTTTGACTAAAACTCGTTCAATTCGCGATCCGCCAAATCCGCCCGCAGCAGACGCACTCGGAGCCGAAACTTTAATCACACCGCCTTCTGGCTCTAATCGTCCTAGTGCGCTGACTGCATCGGGTTGAGAGGATGGTTCTTGCTGGGATGGGCTAGCAGACGATTGCGATGTGGGACGAAAAATTGAATAAGAGAAAATGCCAAAGCCAGTTAAAGCGAGTGCGATCGCAGACCCAATCAACACCACGCGCGCACCACCAGGTTTCATCAGCGGTTTCAGACTCACAACGGAACTCCTAGCTTATGGTAAGCAAGAAAAAAGAACGGGAGCGAAGTTCTTCTATTATGAACCAATTATTACTGAATATGAAGAATTTAACAGCAAACTTCTGTTGCCCCCATTCTCCCAACTTGCAACCCTTTGAGGACTGCGATAAAACCGATTACCGAGGTTCCATCGTTGGCATTTGTTCAGGTGAGATCGCGATCGCAACGGTGCGATCTTTTCGTCTGACTTGGACATTTAATCTGCCATGAATTCCGGCTTCATCGACCTGTTGTTGAATCATTTTGACTTGTTGAACAGGCTGATCGTTAATCATTTCAATCACGTCTCCGGCACGGAGTCCAGCTTTTGCAGCAGGTGTTCCTTGACCAACTTGCACGACTAAGATCCCTTGATCTTGCTCAACTTTTAGACGGCTATTCGGTAACTGATTGACATAGTTCTTGACATTCGGATCTAGCGCGACTAATTGCACTCCGATGTAAGGATGCGTTGCTGCTCCTGTTGCGATTAATTGTTCTGCAATTGTCTTAGCTGTGTTAATTGGGATCGCAAAGCCTAATCCTTGTGTGCCCTGAATGATAGCTGTATTGATCCCAATAACTTCGCCTTGAGCATTGAGCAATGGACCGCCAGAATTACCCGGATTGATGGCTGCATCTGTTTGCAAAAAGCCGACACGTTTATCTGGAACACCAATATCGACACTCGATCGCTCTGTGCCACTAATCACACCGACGGTCACGGTTTCTTGGAGCCCGAGCGGATTCCCAATTGCGATCGCCCACTGTCCTTGCCGCACTTGATCCGAATCACCTAATGTCACTGTGGGCAAATTATCAGTTTCTACTTTAATCACAGCAACATCTGTGACGGGGTCTTTTCCGAGCACTTTGCCTTCTAAAACACGCCCATCTTGAAATGTTACGGTGACGGTATCTGCGCTATCTACAACATGGGCATTGGTAAGGATTTGCCCGACTTTGTTGATCACAAATCCCGAACCTAACCCGCGCAATACCCGACCTGGCGCTGCTTGCGGATTTCCTAAAAATGGACGTAATGCTGTGGGAACTTCACCCCCTAAAGTTCGAGAGACATTGACCTGCACGACCGCATTTTCCGCGCGATCGACAGCATTCATCACAAAGTTGTCATCTAAATTTCCGAAGGGAGCCGCTTGTGCTGGGAAGCTGAGCCATAGCAGTCCAATCCATACGATCGCGCTACTGAGCCAACCCCACTGAAATGGTTTATGCATAATTGTTCCCTTATGTTTAGATCGGAAAGTTTTAACTAAAAAATTAGCCTATTCACAGCGTAGAGGTTGTCGTCAAATCGCCTTCATTCCTACGATAGAACTTCGCACTGATGCGATACAAATGTGTTTGGGCTTTCAAAAATCAAAAATAACGGATAAACTCTATTACTTCTCAAACCAATCTTTTGAACATTCCTTTGACATTTCTCACTTCTCTCCCTTCAGGAGTATTCTCATCGTTAAGAGGAGTGGTCATTCTCTAGAGAGTTTGTGTGAAGACAATCAGTCCTACCTCAACGCATCACTCTGAGCCTGAATAGCATTGATAACCCAGATTATCGTCGCATTGTCAATTTTATCGATCGTATGACCTGTTCTACTCAAACGCTGCTTCTCATTGGAGATTGCCTGCCGGATCGAGAGAGATATCGGCAGTATTTGATGTCGGATTCGGAGTACGCCTATCGCTTGTTGGAAGCTGAATCGATTGCAGAGGCATTAGAAATATGTCGAACCCAAGCGATCGATGTGATTCTCTTAGAGTATGTGCTACCCGATGGGAATGGTCTTGAGATGATTCAAGCACTTCACGCGCAGAGTAAGGATGGAAGCCCACCGATGGTGATGATTACAGATGGAGGAGATGAAAGACTTGCAGTACAAGCGATGAAGCGAGGAGCAGAAGATTACCTAGTAAAACATTATCTCACACCAGAACTCTTGCAGGTGACGATACGAAGCGCGATCGAGAGTGCTCGATTACGATTACAACTGCAACAGGCGGAATCTGAGCAACTGCGGTACGAAAACGATCTCAAATATCATCAGCACCAGCTTCAAGAATCAGAGCAACAATTACAACTCGGTATCAAAGTCGCGGGCGTTGCCTTGGCTCGATTTGATTATGTCTCGAATACAGTCACGCTTTCTCCCGAAGCGGCAGTTCTCTATGGAATTGAAATTACAGATTTAACCGTCACCCGCGATCGCTTTCACGCGAACGTTCATCCTGACGATCGCGATGAACTGGCTCGCCTGATTGCACAAGCGATGCATCCCGCTGGAGCGGGTTGGTTTGCTCATGAATATCGGATTCGGGGGCGAGATGGCGCGGTGCGTTGGCTAAGTGTGCGAAAACAAATCTTCTTCGATCGTTCGGGTCAAACACCCCGTCCAGATTATGCAATTTTGGCAGCGATCGATGTGACTCAAGCGAAACAGCACCAAGCCGAACGCCAACAAGTTGAAGAAACACTACGCCAAAGTGAAGAACGCTATCGGTATCTATCCGGTCTGATTCCGCAGTTAGTTTGGATTGCAACTGCGGAGGGCGTAATGCTCGATGTGAATCAACGCTGGACGGAGTTCACTGGATTGACGCTACAGCAAGCTCAAACCGATGGCTGGCAGCAGATCGTTCATCCTGAAGATGTTCCTATTCTCACTCAAGCCTGGCAACAGGCACAGCAAGAAGGCAACTCTTATCAAGCCGAAGGGCGGATACAACGAGTAGACGGCATTTATCGCTGGCATTTGCATCAAGCGACACCGTTGAAAAATGCTCAGGGGAAAATCATCAAATGGTTTGGAACAGCAACCGATATTCATGACCTCAAGCAGATTGAGGCAGATCGAACTCGATTGCTGATGGAAGCGCAAGCCGCACGAGAAGAAGCTGAAGCAGCGAATCGGAGTAAAGATGAGTTTGTCGCTGTCGTCGCGCACGAACTGAGATCGCCTCTTAACTCGATCGCAGGCTGGGCAAAGCTTTTACAAACTCGCAAGCTCGATGAAGCAACAATGGCAAAAGCGCTTGATACAATCTGGCGCAATACTCAAGCACAAGTGCAACTCGTCGAAGATTTGCTCGATATTTCTCGCATGGTTCGAGGAACATTGCATCTGCAAATTGCGGCTGTGAATTTGATCGAAGTGATTGAATCGGCTTTAGATGTCGTTCGCCCCATGACCGAGGCTAAGCCGATTCAGATCGAAATGCACTTCGCTGCTGTACCACACATTGCAGGGGACTTTCATCGTCTTCAGCAGATTGTCGTTAACTTGATGACAAATGCAATTAAATTCACACCTGCGGGGGGACGAGTCGAGATTTCTCTATCTGCGATCGAGTCTGAAGTGATGCTGCAAGTTCAGGATACGGGAAAGGGCATTGCGCCTGAGATCTTGCCGCAAATTTTTGAGCGCTTTAAGCAAGGTCAGCAGAATATGGGGTCGAAAGATGGTTTAGGCTTGGGACTAGCGATCGTCAAAAATCTCGTTGAATTACATCACGGCACGGTTACGATAGAAAGCCCTGGCATTGGGCAAGGAGCAACTGTTACAGTACGCTTACCAAGATACAGTCCCCGTGCTGCTTTGTTGGATCACAGATAGACAGAAAAGATAAAAGCAGAGTACGGCTCATGCACTTCGGAGACGATGGTACAGACTCGTTTTACCTTGAACTGCTTCAAATCGAGAATCCAAGTGAAAAGTAGTTTCGCCGCCGCCTAGAAACAAGTAGCCATCCTGCTGTAAATAGGTCTGAACTTTGTTCAAAATCGATCGCTTGGTCTCAACATCAAAGTAAATCAGAACATTTCTGAGAAAAATAACATCCATTTTTGGCAGGACGCTCCAAGATTGAATCAGGTTCAGGGGTCGAAACTCAACCATCTGTTGAATTTCATGAATGATTTGCCAAGATTGCTCAGTCTTATAGAAATAGCGATCGCGCAACTTAGGTGTTAATCCTCGCTCGACCTCTAAACTGCTATACCGTCCCTGCTCGGCTCGATCCAAAGCCTGCTGAGAAAAATCACTCGCAATAATCCGAACTGTCCAAGTGGAAAGTTCTGGAAAATTTTCTCGAATCAACATCGCAACGCTATAGGGTTCCTGCCCGGTTGAGCAAGCTGCGCACCAAATATGAATGGTTTTCTGTATGGCTCGCGCTGCAATCAGCGCCGGAAGCACACAAGATTGCAGTGCTTCAAAAGGATAGCGATCGCGAAAAAAAGACGTTTCATGGATCACTAAAGCTTCGATAGCTTGATGATGCACATGACTCAAAGGACTTGTCTTCAGATATTCAACGAATGGCGCGAGAGATGCAAATCCAGCTTGAGTCGCAAGTTCACTCAGATATAAGGTAGCGAGATAGTCTTTGTGTGGCTCTAGCACAACTCCAGACTGCTCTCGCACCAAATGACGAAGATACTCAAAATCAAACGAAGAATTGGGCATTAGGTAGTGCTCCGCATCGAGTTGGACGCGCGACTGACCCGGCGTAAAATCTCGGGCATCATGTCATCGATCGCGAACACTGCATCTGCAAGTCCTGCATTCACTACAAATTTCGGCATTCCCCAAACCACACTGCTCGCTTCATCTTGAGCCAAGATTTGCCCATGCGATGCGCGAATTTTGTAGCAACCTTGTAGCCCATCTTGTCCCATGCCTGTTAAAACGACACCTAAAGCACGATCGCCATAAGTCTCTGCGACGGATGCAAATAAAACATCGACCGACGGACGGCAAGAATTGCGAGGCGGAGTTTGATCCAATACAAGCTGCACCTCTGATCGAGTGTGTTGCACGCTCAGATGATAATCTCCGGGTGCAATCCAAATCGTGCCGGGCTTCAAACATGCGCCCATCGTTGCTTCGCGCACAGACAAAGGGCATTTTGCCGTCAGTCGTTCGGCGAGTAGCTTTGTAAACATGGGTGGCATATGTTGCACAATCAGGATGGGAACTGGAAAATCAGCAGGTAAGGTTGAAAGTATCCGAGCGAGTGCATTCGGTCCGCCCGTTGAAACTCCGATCGCGACAACCTCAGCGAGGGCATTAGTTCTAGTTGAGGTTGTAGAAACCGCAGGTAGGGAAGATGCGATCGAAGGTTTCATGC is part of the Leptolyngbya boryana PCC 6306 genome and harbors:
- a CDS encoding trypsin-like peptidase domain-containing protein, which translates into the protein MHKPFQWGWLSSAIVWIGLLWLSFPAQAAPFGNLDDNFVMNAVDRAENAVVQVNVSRTLGGEVPTALRPFLGNPQAAPGRVLRGLGSGFVINKVGQILTNAHVVDSADTVTVTFQDGRVLEGKVLGKDPVTDVAVIKVETDNLPTVTLGDSDQVRQGQWAIAIGNPLGLQETVTVGVISGTERSSVDIGVPDKRVGFLQTDAAINPGNSGGPLLNAQGEVIGINTAIIQGTQGLGFAIPINTAKTIAEQLIATGAATHPYIGVQLVALDPNVKNYVNQLPNSRLKVEQDQGILVVQVGQGTPAAKAGLRAGDVIEMINDQPVQQVKMIQQQVDEAGIHGRLNVQVRRKDRTVAIAISPEQMPTMEPR
- a CDS encoding CheR family methyltransferase, with translation MPNSSFDFEYLRHLVREQSGVVLEPHKDYLATLYLSELATQAGFASLAPFVEYLKTSPLSHVHHQAIEALVIHETSFFRDRYPFEALQSCVLPALIAARAIQKTIHIWCAACSTGQEPYSVAMLIRENFPELSTWTVRIIASDFSQQALDRAEQGRYSSLEVERGLTPKLRDRYFYKTEQSWQIIHEIQQMVEFRPLNLIQSWSVLPKMDVIFLRNVLIYFDVETKRSILNKVQTYLQQDGYLFLGGGETTFHLDSRFEAVQGKTSLYHRLRSA
- a CDS encoding protein-glutamate methylesterase/protein-glutamine glutaminase; translated protein: MMQKIRVLIVDDAVMVRSRLSKILATDPHIEVVGVAATGRIALAKLPQLKPDVIILDIEMPDLNGLQTLSHIRNLDPKIPVIMFSAMTLKGASITLDALALGASDYVTKPDHMLNTGDVTQYLEATLIPKIKVLSRRESMKPSIASSLPAVSTTSTRTNALAEVVAIGVSTGGPNALARILSTLPADFPVPILIVQHMPPMFTKLLAERLTAKCPLSVREATMGACLKPGTIWIAPGDYHLSVQHTRSEVQLVLDQTPPRNSCRPSVDVLFASVAETYGDRALGVVLTGMGQDGLQGCYKIRASHGQILAQDEASSVVWGMPKFVVNAGLADAVFAIDDMMPEILRRVSRASNSMRSTT
- a CDS encoding hybrid sensor histidine kinase/response regulator, with protein sequence MTCSTQTLLLIGDCLPDRERYRQYLMSDSEYAYRLLEAESIAEALEICRTQAIDVILLEYVLPDGNGLEMIQALHAQSKDGSPPMVMITDGGDERLAVQAMKRGAEDYLVKHYLTPELLQVTIRSAIESARLRLQLQQAESEQLRYENDLKYHQHQLQESEQQLQLGIKVAGVALARFDYVSNTVTLSPEAAVLYGIEITDLTVTRDRFHANVHPDDRDELARLIAQAMHPAGAGWFAHEYRIRGRDGAVRWLSVRKQIFFDRSGQTPRPDYAILAAIDVTQAKQHQAERQQVEETLRQSEERYRYLSGLIPQLVWIATAEGVMLDVNQRWTEFTGLTLQQAQTDGWQQIVHPEDVPILTQAWQQAQQEGNSYQAEGRIQRVDGIYRWHLHQATPLKNAQGKIIKWFGTATDIHDLKQIEADRTRLLMEAQAAREEAEAANRSKDEFVAVVAHELRSPLNSIAGWAKLLQTRKLDEATMAKALDTIWRNTQAQVQLVEDLLDISRMVRGTLHLQIAAVNLIEVIESALDVVRPMTEAKPIQIEMHFAAVPHIAGDFHRLQQIVVNLMTNAIKFTPAGGRVEISLSAIESEVMLQVQDTGKGIAPEILPQIFERFKQGQQNMGSKDGLGLGLAIVKNLVELHHGTVTIESPGIGQGATVTVRLPRYSPRAALLDHR
- a CDS encoding ABC exporter membrane fusion protein, whose product is MSLKPLMKPGGARVVLIGSAIALALTGFGIFSYSIFRPTSQSSASPSQQEPSSQPDAVSALGRLEPEGGVIKVSAPSASAAGGFGGSRIERVLVKEGANVKANQPLAVLDTYQSLLATAMQAEAQVKEAESRLAQVQAGAKRGDINAQRATVLRAQAELPKAEAEYARVDAEFQKAKWDYDRFSTLFKEGAVNESEVRNRKLALDTTEKQRQQASAAVAQAQLEFEGAKQTLESVAEVRPTDVQQAAAGVQVAMANFQRAKADLDKAIVRAPAEGQVLKIHSDPGEVVGNEGVMDLGRTNQMYVVAEIDENFIRRVKPGQRAKITGFAFPGELTGTVDRVGLQVRKNEVLNTDPVDKTDTRVVEVKIRLDNSEPVAGLTNLQVKVVIEP